agtgtgatttttcttttttctatttttaaagagGACAATAATACAAGAGTTTTGTTTGAACGCGTTTTAACTTCAGGGAGCCTTCCACCTGAGAAATCTGGGTACGTCCGCAAAAGCAGTTTCACTACACTAAAAGAGATACATAACCCCTTTCAACTACAAACATCCCAAAGAAATTAGAAACATGAACAGCAGGACAGAATTAGGTGCAGatgttccttcccttcttcatgTGGTATAAAATAGCAAGTACTGTGACAGATTTGTGGAAGTCCCTATTCCACTTGCAGAGAAATTCATCAAGTTATTGACTTTAAAACCTCGTTGACACAGGATTGTTGAGGATAGAGTGCAAAAGTCTCCTGCACAGTAAGCATGCAGTGGTCTGAGCAGGTGGCATGGCTATTGACGTACATCACTCACCAGGGATGCTTTAAGTAGATGGGGAGAGGGAGTCAAGAACATCACCTCCGTTAGAGAAGGCAAGTCAGGAATTTATTGAGGAGAATCTGAATGACTCCCAGACAGCTGAACACAAAACAGGGAAAGACCCAGGAAAGACTTGGATTAACCACTCATCGCCAGACTTTCATTACTACTTGTTAAGCTTACTTCTCTGAAAAAATGTTTACCGAACCCTTTGCAGTCCAAGGGTTCACCAGTGTTCTGGTAGATGCAGGCAGCAGAACTACGGAATTAGATGTGGCACTGCTGTGCACATTCACTCTGTACTTCAGTTCTTACCTTTCATGAGAAGTACTTTTATGTCCatttaaaagtgagaaaaaaccTAGAATTTGAAAGGTGAATCTTCTTTGAAGGTGAACTCCAAAGCTAAAATAGAAGTTGAATCAACTCCAGAAACATGGCCAGATGTTGCTTTAGTTGACATTTTCCACAGAGAAATGAGCAATAACTATATATATTTTGGGCTCTCTAAAATTCCAAAGTGCTGCCTGTTGTGCTACAGGGCGTTGCTCTTGCCTGCTACACTATGCTATTCTGTGCAGATGAACTAAATCACAATCTATATTGAAAAGTCCCTCACAGAGCAGGATCAGAGTGCAATTCTGTGTAGCAGGATGAGAGAAGTCTATTCGTGCATCTTGCGCTGACGGTGACAGCTTACCTCAGAGGCTGAAGTCACACCAGTAGTCTTTTCTTTACCATAACCAAGTCCTTTATGATCCATTTCAATAGATTGAAAGTTTTACAGAAACATATAGAGCCCTGGGAAGGTAACACATCTTACAGATGCATCTAAACGAAATAATAGAACTACCCACATGTTCCCTGATTGCCCACTTTGAATCTTTCCTCTCGTGTGTTTTTTAACTGGGCTGTGATCAGTGATTCttcctccttcagcagctgtCTGTTTATGTTTTACAGGGAAATCTGGGCTCGGTTTTTAGCTTTTGAAAGTAACATTGGTGATCTGGCCAGTATACTGAAAGTGGAAAAACGGAGGTTTACAGCATTCAAGGAAGAATATGAGGGtaaagaaacagctctgctggtAGACAGGTACAAGTTCATGGATTTGTACCCTTGCTCTACTAGTGAACTGAAGGCTCTTGGATACAAGGTAAGTAAGTGGATAAGAACACTTAATTCTACTTTTGCTCTTTTCAATCCTGGCAAACTCAAGCAATTCCTTGCTTACAGCTTGCCTGACTTTTCTTCCCTTGACAGTAAAGCAGGTCAAGCAGGCCTGGtatgcctcctcctcctccttgcctTGTTGGGCATTGCTGGCCAgaggcagaaagcagcaaggaaCATGACTAACTTCTGGTGTTCGTATTTACCTCTCATCTTCCCATGAAGAGGTCCATGTGAAAATGCCATCATCCTGCAGCAGCTACAGGCTTCCACTTGACCGAAACCTGAGCTCCTTcaaaaaacaaaattcttttgGAACTCTGTAGTCAGGTCATCTGTATGGAAACTCTGCTCACTTCATTATCAAACCAAACGTACTGCAGTCCCAATGGCTGCTGCAAAATGCCTGAGGAAAATTACCAGGGATCAGTAGCTGCCTGATTTTCTTCACTTGTTCACTATGGCTAAGTGCTTTTGTGTTGCTATTCACAACTGGAAATCTAGGCCATACACATGTAGCTGGTGGTCTCCCATCTCATTTCTGACCACGTGTATTTTAACTGCTATTTTAGTCATGTGGAAAACCACTAGAATGGAATAAAATGTtgattttattatgttttttaaGCATGATGTAAAACAATCTGTCAGACAAACAGAAACAGCTCCGCTGAGGAACTGCTGTTTCCCATTGGCATGACCAGGCAGAGAGCCTTCATGTCTCAGACATGTGAAGTCTCGgttgctgtttttcttgcacagaaaagtaatttttgaaaaatacagaagtcaTCAAGGttagaaaagcagctgaatCATTGTCCTCACACAGCTGTAAAATAATAGTGATAatactaaataaataataaatagtaATGATAGGTGGAAACAAGAGCCACATTGAGCCACTGAATACTTTTAACCCGATCAGGACGAAGTTATTTTGAAGTGAGAGTATGTCTTGCTAAATGCATGCGAGGTGGCACATTCCCAAGAGCATTCAGCCCTTGGGCTGATTTCTGTTGCTTGTAACATGCCAAAATATAATCCTCTTTGAACTGATGCTTTGCATGCCTGCTGACTGCCttatgctttatttcttttccagctaAAGCAATCTAGGGAATGAAATGAGGGAGAAGTGATAGCTGCGAAGGCCTAGTGGTCTGCACCTGTTCACCTAAATCTTTTAAACCCAAAAACCAGGAGCCAGTCAATAATGACAAACACAGTCCCATTCAATAACAAAACCAAGTGCTTCCACTCCCAGCTGGGACACTGTAGGACTAAAATGTTTGATGAAAACATGCAAGCTTTGCCCAGATGGTCTTCTAACAGGACATCTGAACTTACAGTGAACTGACAAGAGTGCGAATAAGCGCCtgggctggttttgttctgttatttAAACACGTAGTATCATCCTGCCAAGCTCAGGGCTCTCTCATTGGTTTTCACAGGACGTCTCTCGTGCCAAGCTGTCAGCTGTAATTCCAGACCCTGTGGTTGCACCTTCCATCGTGCCTGTTCTCAAAGATGAGGTGGACAGAAAACCCGAATATCCAAAACCGGACACTCAACAAATGATTCCATTTCAGCCACGACACTTAGCACGTAAGTCAGATGGGGTTTTATTTCACCCAGTGGCAAGTTATTAACCTAGCAAAGCTAATCACAGACTTTCCTAGTCTTCAGTCACCCAAACATGTACTTAAATTTGAGGCTGTTATTTAATTGGATTGCTAAAGGCAGTATTTTACTTAATACTAAGGTCACATGGCAGTAAGTACAAGAAGTTTGGGGTCTGGTAAATGGTAATAAGCAGTTATACATACTGCTCATAGACTTCAGATCACTGACTAAACATTATGTAATTAGTAGAGGCAAGTGTGACAGGCTAGTAATTACTTGTATCAAATAATAGTGCTGCTAAAGCAGTTCAGGTCTAGCTGTCTTGCACTGCCTTCATAGTTTTTCTATCCTCAGCTCCAGGTTTACATCCCGTCCCAGGCGGTGTGTTTCCTGTTCCACCAGCAGCCGTAGTTCTTATGAAGCTCCTGCCacctcctgtttgctttcaggtttgttttaatGAATTCTCAAGCTGTAGAAGAGATTCTGCTTTGACAGAACCACAGTGTGCATCACTCCattgaaaataatctttcttcTTTGGTAACAAATCAGGGTCCCTTTGTTCAAGTGGATGAGCTCATGGAGATATTTAGAAGATGCAAACTGCCAGACAGTAAGTTATTTCTTGGCTCTGGAGTCTGTGATAGTGCTGCATATGACTTTGTTTTACGTATGAATATTGCTGTCTAAAACCCAGACCTCATTTACAGGtgtataattattatttaagaGTGTACTGTTGAATTAGCTGTATTTGTAGGTTGGAATCTACATAGAGACATTTGTACATTTAACTGTGGGAAGATCAAGAAGTCAAAAATCACTAGCTTCTACTTTAATAACTTTCTGATGGTaaccattaaaagaaaaacattaagatTTTCAGAATATCCTTTAAAAGAAGCAAGGTGTTATTTGTAGCAGCATTGTAGCCATAGCAGTAAATTGCACATCTGCAGTATGGGGAGTTCATTGGAAGGCATAACTCTGAATGCACATTGATGGGGTGCTTGAGAACAATTGAAGAGCAGTGTTTTCTGAGCTCCTACAGAAGAGGTGAAGTTCTGAAACATAAAACCAGGACAGATCCATACTCCAGGCTTCACATAAACTATGACTTTCATTCCCTCTGTTAGTTTCAGGAGCAAATGATCAGCGAGAACACAAGCTgggatttaatttcttttagagtgaaaataaaacatccGTTGAAATTACACATGGAATTTTTGAAGCCCTCTTTGTTGATAAGCAGACACTGACTTGCTCTGTATGCATACTTTCTGATGAATCATGAACAACTTACACTGTTTCCCCTGCAGGCTTTCCTCTTTTATTAAGCTTGCAAATGACCTCAATTCTTGTGTAAAGGGAGGTCTcatgctgaagcagcagcatttaCTTTATAATTAGTGCTGCCATAGCTTAGAATTTTCCACAGTCAGGACTTAATTCTTAACATTTATGGGAGAACAGGGTAGGAAAATGTCTCATGTTCCAGAAATCTCCACAATGTACCTGCCTTGGTGTCCCTGTTCACATGCTTATTTCTAATTGGAGAGGTTAAGttttgcaaatgaaacaaatccttttctctttctgcagctgttgATGAAGCTGTGCGGGTAATTACCGGAGGCCTACCTGAAATAGCTGTGGAAGGCAATGGACCTGTGGAAAACAATGCTATGCTCAACAAGGCTATTAAGAGGCCACACGAGGATTCTGATGACGACGAGGAGAAAGGATCTGTAGTTCCCCCTGTACATGACATTTACAGAGCACGACAGCAAAAGCGAATCCGGTGAAACAAGTTTGGAGTTCTGCTGTGACAGACAAAGACTTGCATTGAGTCTGTCAGTCTCTTAAAAGTCAGGCATTTAAAAGGGACAGCTGCAAACAAAAGTAAATCTTGAAAATGGTTTTGTTACTGTGGTGCCTCTTTTCTCCTATGGTTCTTGATCCGAAAACAGCCAGAACAACCTTAGAACGTGCTCTGAACAAGTCAAGGTTTTCAGAACCAAAAGTGCAAAATgtcaaaactgcattttgttcTTCAAAGGTGTTCACATCTACCACTTGAGATCTGGTGGGTTCtcaacagttttattttaaaaactggaTGGCTTATACTTGTGAAGCATTTTTAATTCACATTTTCTGGAAAACAGTTGTTCTCAGTTTGTTCATGTAGTTCCTGCCTtattgttcatttttatttatggCAGAATGTATGGAACCTGTTTTGTAgttgaaaatggaaagaaacattcctttaaaataaaaggatatCCAGAACATCATGCCtcattctggttttattcaaaCACAACAAGTTACTTCTTAAATATGACTCAGCCACTTCAAAAGCAATGTTATTAGGACCATCACAGGAAATTGATCAGAGCATACATATTAGAATtagctttttttccatttgttctaGAGGATACAGTATACTTTTGCCTTTAATTCCAGACTGTTTAAAGAAGACAGCATTGTAAGACAAACTCAGTACATATTTCTAATGTGGATTGTCCAGGAGTACTAGCTCACACAGTCTGTTCCTGAATAACTGCACTGGTCTTCCACTTAAGGTACAAAGCTCAATGTTAATATATTAGCAAAGCAGTTTAACCTGGTATTATCAAACAAGCTAACAAAACCACTATATGAACTTTTGAAGCAGTTTCTACACATACTGTAGATTTTTAACTTGTAACAGGCTATTCAGAACTGCACTCACCATGCTGAGACCATAAGAATCCCTGTGGACTACAGGACATTCAGACACACAGACAttcccaccaccagcagcagagatgaCACCAGTCAGTGCTCCTGTCTACTGGACTAAAAGGTGAAACAGCCTATGCGTAACCATAGAACTATGTTCCCATGGAGGTAAGGTCTGGCCTTATCAGTCatagaatttcttctttgctttgccACTTAATCAtatctccctttttcttttaaagaggaTGTAGAGAAACTATTTGTCAACTGCTatcactaaaaaaaaccaaagccactAAGGTGATTTGCACTCATGGGCATTTATTTAGATCTTTGCTGCTGTAAGGCCCACAACACCCACCACTCACCTAGGCACCCACTCCCACTGCCTGTACCCCCGCAGGCAAAACTGGAGCCAGTGGCAGGTACTGCACTTCTCTCCATGTGAAGCCTTAGGATCAAGCCCCTGCTGCAAGGAGAGCTGGGGCATACTGCATCGAGCCTGCAGCACAATCTGTGCTTCGATGGCAGAGTAAGCAGGAGCTGATCGTCACAGCCATCTGGACCATGAATTCCTCAAGTGGGAGCAGCCATCTCCTGGATTGAGCAAGTACAATTTTATCTATCTATAATGCAGTCCCAGTCATTCTGCTTTTCTAAGTATGTTGTTTCATCATTATGTTGTTCTTCCTCACATCCTGGAGATCATCCCCTACAGCACCTAAATTTCTGTAGTATGCGTAATTCCACAGGGGCCTGTAATGGCAGCTTATAGACAATGCTAAAAtataaaacaacagcagcaatgtATAACTTCTGCAACTCTCatttaacaaaaatgaaaacagctttgTCTTGGTTATACATCTCTAGCAATAATGTTTCTGttagctctttttttctgttagcgCTTACACAGACAACTGAATTACCTTGTTGGAGCTGCAGAGCTATAGGCTGTATTTTGAGGTGGATCCTGCACTAATAACAAAGTACAGTAAGCAGATGCAGCGATCTTGAAGACCTCTGTAGTATCCTGTACTGATTCAGACAATGAAGCAGTCCACACCAAAAACCTACTCAGAACTTACTTTTCTGGCTAACCAAACCTACTCATTTTTGAGTTATCAAAGAGTCAAAGACAGATCACATTTTACTATCCAAGTAACTTtagccaaaagaaaaataacttgacTGAGCTGCTGATCTCTTACAGGGCTTTGGTGTGGTTTTTCCTTTGGGGAACAGGGTTTGTAATGACTGAGAAAAGATTTGGTTTATAGTTGCATAGGCTAACATGGAATAAAAGGTCTTACTTAACCCACCTTCCTCCAAACTCAAAGTCAGAGCAGCTATATCGACACTGACAATTAAAGGAAAACTAGAAAGGGAAACATCAGCACTGATTCATGatcaagtgcttccttctaGAAGTTCTATTATTTTGATTGATAAAATGAACCTGGATATGAGCAATAAAAGGccctcatttatttattttacataacTTGTTGGTTTCATGGCTTTTAAGACACCAGCACATTCTCTTTTGGCTAGTCTAGTAGTACTTGGGACACTTACTGTTTCTAACTATGAACTTGGCTTTCATGAAATCATCAAATTTTGATAACTGTAGCACAGCACAGTGGTCAGCCAGAGGAAAATTTCAAATGTACCTCCCTCCTGGCTGAGTTTGAAATCTCAGTAAGGCTGTAAAGTCATTGAGCTCCTCTGTGAATGCTCCTCTATACAACATGTAGCTAACTCCATTCAAGACCTGCAACTATTTTAAGTTTCAAGAACACCTctacaaagtgaaaaaaatcttcTACTGAAAATATTCCCTGTATGTTCAAACTATCAGTAAATCATTCACTTCTCACAGTGCATCAAGATCACTTATACTTCCGAGAGTGCTCTGCACTTCCAGGATAGTTTTGAAGATATGATTGAAAATGCAACCATCTCCAGTTGtagttttaaaaacacaagTAAAACTTTCAGCCTAAAGTGTCACACGCTTGAAATCTGCCCTCAGAAAATGACAGAGTCCCTTGAAAATGAGTATTTCACATAAAAACGAGTAAActgctagcaaaaaaaaaaaaaaaaaaaaggtaagaaatgcCACTTATATCAAAACATTTTAGCTCTGCCCTTCTGAAGTCTTTACAAGAGATAAATACAGCTGCAATCTATAAGATTGCCACCTTTGGAAGTACTGTACATAGCAGAGGACAGTTACCCAATAACCAGAAAATTTACTACAAAAATATATTATGTCTTGTGTAACATCTGCAggtaaacagcaaaaaaatgctattaaaaatgcagtaaaatgcagaaaaaactAGTAGCCTACTACACTGACCATAATGTTACAATAAAGtgctgtttggctttgttttttctcttatcCAGAATTTTAGCTTCCTTCTTTGAAGtaagatttatttattattttaagtcAAATCACCCCATAGCTAATCTGCTCTGAATTAATTAAACTAAATTCACAGTAAATTAGAGTAAAATGCCCTAAAATGAGCCACTTACTTAAATACAAAGTTTGATTCTTAAACTTGTCCTACTTAGCACCAGCTGAAAAATTGCAGCCAGAAAAGTACCAAGACATTCCCCCACCCAGGTTGCATACTTACATGAAAAATGCGTGTCTCTCTCACCATTTATTTCAGAACCCCTTTTGGATCTCAGGTATTTTCCTCATCAGTCATCACTAGTGAATTAAAAGGAACCAGTATTTACATGGGAAGCTGTTTTCCTAGACAAATATTGGTGCAAGTGTTTAAAATAGCTGACAATACCGTACTGGTAGCATACAAACTGGTTTTAGGATTCTTCTGACTTCACTGCAAGTTGGTATTCTTCCTTAGTCAGTATTTTGTCAAGGACTGCATCGTAGTAAGGGCTGAAGACCATTTTGTTGTAGTTGACAAGACGAACATACTTCACAGCAATCTCTTCCAGCTCTTTTTGAATAGGGCCTAGTCCTCCAGGAACAGCAGGCAATGATTTCTGGTGACTAGATGCAAGGTAATTCTCCAGAAACTTTTGAATTCGAGAATCTGGAAAAATTGGACcaagggtttggtttgttttcaaaagagaGAGTCAATTAGAAATAGTGTACTCTCATGTAATGTACAGAAAGCCTGAACATAGCAAACGAGCATTTGAAGCTTATTAAATGAGGAACCATGCATGTCATGCCACCAGCAGATGTGCAAAGACAGACAAGTGGTCACTTGAGGACAGAGTGGTTTTGTCCAAGCATACCTATTAACTTGCATATGGTGTTATCCGAATTGGCCACCGCTTGGATTTGTCCTTTAAGTACAGTCTCtcgctcagctgagagcggtgTGAAGCCATGCTGGGAGAGGCAGGTGTTAACTTCAGCACACACCTTCTCACCCGTGGTAGCCAAAGATTCCTTCAGGTTAAAGGAGCTGGAGAATGTGGAGCAGAGCGTTACTGAACTACAGGAGTTagttgccttttttccccacctttagaaaataaactataaaaatatattttttacagTTGGATATTTTATTATTGGATAAAATAATATCCAATTACAGTTGCCTTATTTATCAAATGTAATGGAAGAAGTGTAATCCAGATAAACCCAGAACTATAaagaataatatattttttatatatgcgtatatatgtatatatgaaaaataaagttgaGATATAAAACCAGGAGAGACCAGGTAGAATAGACCAGGTAGAAAAAACCAGGTAGAATAGACGGCATTAAAGATTTCCAGCCTGAACAATCCACATAAATAAGAGCTGACCCTTCTGCCCTCAGAGACAGTTCTAATGCAAAAACCAGTCATCAACCCATAATGTCTACAGCAACCATTCTGTATCTGCAAGCATCTTACTGTACCACACTCAAGTTTTTGAGGGAGCCTGGCACAAAAGGTGAGCATGGTTAGCTGCTGGTGCTCTCATGTGCCAAAAAGGCATCAAGGAAAACCCTCTGAATAAAGGAGTACGTAGAGGTCACAAAAGAACACACAAGAAAAGATGGTTTTGTCTGAGTAAGCTGAACAAAAACTGTCAGCCTGGGATCATAAAAAGCCCTCATCACTTCCTCTGACATATTCTACAGCCATAAAGCGTCTTAAGCTGATGATTTACTAGGGTGAGAACAGCTATGCCAGCGCCTGTGTGAGGACTATTCAGTACTCACGGCAGATGGATTCCCGTCAGCAGCACCTTGAcaatggttttgattttctcAGCAAATCCAGGCATGTCAGCAAGTGCCGGGCCTGCTGCACTGAAGGTGACCAGAAGGACTGTCCCAGTCAAGAGgcactgctccagctccagctgtaTTTCCTGAAAGCGGGTCTGGTCCATTAGCACCGTCTGCAAAGAATGAGGAAGCCGGCACACAGTGAAGTCAGCACACTGGGCTGTGATGTGACACTGCAATTCCCACCTAGCCACACCAGTGACAGCAAGACAAAGACACAGAAAAGAGCAGTATGTGCTCAGCAGGCAAGTAACaggaacaaaattaaataactCCTCTTTCTCAACTAAGTTTCAATACTGAAAAGCAGCACCATTAGAAGAGCTACAAAAGCCCTCAATCAAGGGATGTTTTAGTATTGTACTTGTTACAAGGCTATAAATCCAAACAAGCTTCTGTTATAtgccagaaacagaaaaagtagAACAAGcccagaaatgcatttttctgttaaataacCTACTTCTGGGAAAGGCCTGTTCACATGGTCCCACTTCAGGAGGTTCAGATAGGCCTGATTTTGTACAGCAGTGGAGCACAAGGCGGAAGCTCCACCAGTGGCACCATCACTGCTACAGTGGGGAGGCAACATTTTACATCTCAGCTTGACAAGATCATCTGCTGCTTCTTGCAACCACCTTGTGACAAGGTCTAAAGAATCTGCGGAg
The Lathamus discolor isolate bLatDis1 chromosome 6, bLatDis1.hap1, whole genome shotgun sequence DNA segment above includes these coding regions:
- the TCP11L1 gene encoding T-complex protein 11-like protein 1 isoform X4, giving the protein MSQNPDKPPSSKEKSSELGDGQEESLDNPDQSVRKRIRQSALGSHRDDTPKSNPPRPVSIEELMETAKGVTNMALAHEIVVNGDFQIKPAELPEHSLEKKVRDIVHKAFWDCLEAQLKEDPPTYDHAIKLLGEIKENLLSFLLPGHTRLRNQITEVLDLDLIKQEAENGALDIAKLVEFVIGMMGTLCAPARDEEIKKLKDINEIVPLFRAIFSVLDLMKMDMANFAVTSIRPKLMQQSAEYERKKFQEFLEKRPNSLDLVTRWLQEAADDLVKLRCKMLPPHCSSDGATGGASALCSTAVQNQAYLNLLKWDHVNRPFPETVLMDQTRFQEIQLELEQCLLTGTVLLVTFSAAGPALADMPGFAEKIKTIVKVLLTGIHLPSFNLKESLATTGEKVCAEVNTCLSQHGFTPLSAERETVLKGQIQAVANSDNTICKLIDSRIQKFLENYLASSHQKSLPAVPGGLGPIQKELEEIAVKYVRLVNYNKMVFSPYYDAVLDKILTKEEYQLAVKSEES
- the TCP11L1 gene encoding T-complex protein 11-like protein 1 isoform X2, which translates into the protein MNQPKMSQNPDKPPSSKEKSSELGDGQEESLDNPDQSVRKRIRQSALGSHRDDTPKSNPPRPVSIEELMETAKGVTNMALAHEIVVNGDFQIKPAELPEHSLEKKVRDIVHKAFWDCLEAQLKEDPPTYDHAIKLLGEIKENLLSFLLPGHTRLRNQITEVLDLDLIKQEAENGALDIAKLVEFVIGMMGTLCAPARDEEIKKLKDINEIVPLFRAIFSVLDLMKMDMANFAVTSIRPKLMQQSAEYERKKFQEFLEKRPNSLDLVTRWLQEAADDLVKLRCKMLPPHCSSDGATGGASALCSTAVQNQAYLNLLKWDHVNRPFPETVLMDQTRFQEIQLELEQCLLTGTVLLVTFSAAGPALADMPGFAEKIKTIVKVLLTGIHLPSFNLKESLATTGEKVCAEVNTCLSQHGFTPLSAERETVLKGQIQAVANSDNTICKLIDSRIQKFLENYLASSHQKSLPAVPGGLGPIQKELEEIAVKYVRLVNYNKMVFSPYYDAVLDKILTKEEYQLAVKSEES